Proteins from a single region of Thermotoga maritima MSB8:
- the secE gene encoding preprotein translocase subunit SecE, whose protein sequence is MEKLRKFFREVIAEAKKISWPSRKELLTSFGVVLVILAVTSVYFFVLDFIFSGVVSAIFKALGIG, encoded by the coding sequence ATGGAGAAACTCCGAAAGTTCTTCAGGGAAGTCATCGCCGAAGCAAAGAAAATTTCCTGGCCCTCCCGAAAGGAGTTGCTCACTTCTTTTGGTGTTGTTCTCGTGATACTCGCTGTTACAAGTGTTTATTTTTTTGTGCTTGATTTCATCTTCTCGGGAGTTGTGAGTGCGATTTTCAAAGCGCTGGGAATAGGATAA